One genomic region from Vibrio cyclitrophicus encodes:
- the fadB gene encoding fatty acid oxidation complex subunit alpha FadB, producing MIYQANTLQVKELQDGIAELSFCAPASVNKLDLATLESLDKALDALNAHAGLRGLILTSNKDAFIVGADITEFLGLFAKPEAELDEWLRFANSIFSKLEDLPVPTLSMMRGHALGGGCECVLATDFRIGDKTTSIGLPETKLGIMPGFGGCVRLPRVIGADSAMEIITQGKACRADEALKVGLLDAIVETDQLLESAINTVSLAANEKLDWQLRRKQKTSALSLSKLEAMMSFTMAKGLVAQKAGPHYPAPITSVIAIEEAARSDRDAALDIERKHFVKLAKSEEAKALVGLFLNDQYIKGLAKQAGKSANKATERAAVLGAGIMGGGIAYQSALKGVPVMMKDIAQASLDLGMSEASKLLNKRLSRGRLDGFKMAGILSSITPSLHYAGVEQSDVIVEAVVENPKVKAAVLSEVEGLVGEDTVLTSNTSTIPINLLAKSLKRPENFCGMHFFNPVHRMPLVEIIRGEHTSEETINRVVAYAAKMGKSPIVVNDCPGFFVNRVLFPYFGGFSMLLRDGADFTKIDKVMERKFGWPMGPAYLLDVVGLDTAHHAQAVMAQGFPERMGKEGRDAIDALYVAEKYGQKNGSGFYTYSVDKRGRPKKTFSEDILPILADVCQQPQDFDDQTIIQRVMIPMINEVVLCLEEGIIATPQEADMALVYGLGFPPFRGGVFRYLDSVGIGNFVEMAKSYQDLGAMYQVPQLLLDMAAKGESFYDGQQASSL from the coding sequence ATGATTTACCAAGCTAACACCTTACAGGTAAAGGAATTACAAGACGGTATTGCAGAACTTAGCTTCTGTGCGCCAGCCTCTGTAAACAAACTCGACCTTGCTACTTTAGAATCACTAGATAAAGCGTTAGATGCTCTTAATGCTCACGCTGGATTACGTGGTTTAATCTTAACTTCAAACAAAGACGCGTTCATCGTAGGCGCAGACATCACTGAATTTCTTGGCCTATTTGCTAAGCCAGAAGCAGAACTTGATGAATGGTTAAGATTCGCGAATTCAATCTTCAGCAAGCTCGAAGACCTTCCTGTCCCAACTCTTTCAATGATGCGTGGCCATGCCCTAGGTGGCGGCTGTGAATGTGTCTTAGCGACCGATTTCCGTATCGGTGACAAGACCACCAGCATAGGTCTCCCAGAAACCAAACTGGGCATCATGCCTGGCTTTGGTGGTTGTGTACGCCTGCCACGTGTTATAGGTGCTGACAGCGCAATGGAAATTATCACGCAAGGCAAAGCATGTCGTGCAGATGAAGCACTTAAAGTTGGCTTGTTAGATGCGATTGTTGAAACCGACCAACTACTAGAATCAGCGATTAACACGGTTTCTTTGGCAGCCAATGAGAAACTTGATTGGCAGCTACGCCGTAAACAAAAAACATCAGCGCTTTCGCTAAGCAAACTAGAAGCGATGATGAGCTTTACTATGGCTAAGGGCTTAGTAGCTCAAAAAGCAGGACCTCATTACCCAGCCCCAATCACTTCTGTTATCGCTATCGAAGAAGCAGCACGTAGTGATCGTGATGCTGCATTGGATATCGAGCGTAAACACTTCGTTAAGCTAGCAAAATCTGAGGAAGCGAAAGCATTGGTCGGCTTATTCCTTAATGACCAATACATCAAAGGCCTAGCGAAACAAGCGGGTAAGTCTGCCAACAAAGCTACTGAACGTGCAGCAGTACTTGGTGCTGGCATCATGGGTGGCGGTATTGCTTACCAGTCAGCATTGAAAGGCGTGCCAGTGATGATGAAAGACATCGCACAGGCGTCTCTAGATCTTGGTATGAGCGAAGCTTCTAAGTTGTTGAATAAGCGCTTATCACGCGGTCGCCTAGATGGATTCAAAATGGCAGGCATTCTGTCTTCTATTACCCCAAGCCTACATTACGCTGGGGTTGAGCAGTCAGATGTGATTGTGGAAGCGGTTGTAGAAAACCCTAAAGTAAAAGCAGCAGTTTTGAGCGAAGTGGAAGGTTTGGTTGGTGAAGACACAGTTCTTACATCAAACACCTCAACGATTCCAATCAACCTGTTAGCGAAATCTTTGAAACGCCCAGAAAATTTCTGTGGCATGCATTTCTTTAATCCAGTACATCGCATGCCTTTGGTTGAGATCATCCGAGGTGAGCACACTTCAGAAGAAACCATTAATCGCGTAGTCGCTTACGCAGCGAAGATGGGTAAATCCCCTATCGTTGTTAACGACTGTCCAGGCTTCTTCGTTAACCGTGTACTTTTCCCTTACTTCGGCGGTTTCAGCATGTTGCTACGCGACGGTGCTGATTTCACAAAGATCGATAAAGTCATGGAGCGCAAATTCGGTTGGCCAATGGGCCCAGCTTACTTGCTAGACGTTGTAGGTTTAGACACAGCACACCATGCACAAGCAGTAATGGCACAAGGCTTCCCTGAACGTATGGGCAAAGAAGGTCGTGATGCGATTGACGCACTTTACGTCGCTGAAAAATATGGTCAGAAGAACGGCAGCGGTTTCTATACATACAGCGTGGACAAACGCGGTCGCCCTAAAAAGACCTTCTCTGAAGACATTCTTCCTATCTTGGCTGACGTATGCCAACAGCCACAAGACTTTGATGACCAGACAATTATCCAGCGCGTGATGATTCCAATGATCAACGAAGTGGTGCTTTGTTTAGAAGAAGGCATCATCGCGACACCGCAAGAAGCGGATATGGCACTGGTTTACGGTTTAGGTTTCCCTCCATTCAGAGGCGGCGTATTCCGCTACTTAGACAGTGTGGGTATTGGTAACTTCGTTGAAATGGCGAAGAGCTACCAAGACTTAGGTGCAATGTACCAAGTTCCTCAACTATTGCTTGATATGGCAGCGAAGGGCGAAAGCTTTTACGACGGCCAACAAGCCAGTTCTCTGTAA
- a CDS encoding YigZ family protein, translated as MNEQPYLIPSASALFEEEIKKSVFITQLAHTPSVEAAKQFVEQVKKEHSSARHNCWGFVAGRPEDSMKWGFSDDGEPSGTAGKPILAQLSGSGVGELTAVVTRYSGGIKLGTGGLVKAYGGGVQQALKLLQTIEKKITTKLRLELDYGFVPIAQSIMAQHQAVEVQADYGVQVEFIIEIELLQVDSFTQTMINKSGAKALVTKVKDN; from the coding sequence ATGAATGAACAGCCTTATTTAATACCGTCAGCATCGGCTCTGTTTGAAGAAGAGATAAAGAAGAGCGTTTTCATTACTCAGCTTGCTCATACACCAAGTGTAGAAGCTGCTAAACAGTTCGTAGAACAGGTAAAAAAAGAGCATTCTTCAGCTCGACATAATTGTTGGGGATTTGTTGCAGGGCGACCTGAAGACTCGATGAAGTGGGGCTTTAGTGATGATGGTGAACCTTCTGGTACTGCTGGAAAGCCTATCTTGGCGCAACTGTCTGGTTCGGGTGTTGGCGAGTTAACAGCTGTTGTGACTCGTTATTCTGGCGGAATAAAACTCGGAACGGGTGGTTTGGTTAAGGCATACGGTGGAGGGGTACAACAAGCTCTCAAGCTGCTTCAAACTATCGAGAAAAAAATAACCACAAAATTACGGCTAGAGTTAGACTATGGTTTCGTGCCAATTGCACAATCTATTATGGCTCAGCATCAGGCTGTTGAGGTCCAAGCGGATTATGGTGTTCAAGTTGAGTTTATCATTGAGATAGAGCTCCTGCAGGTAGATTCGTTTACTCAGACCATGATCAATAAAAGCGGTGCCAAGGCACTGGTAACGAAAGTTAAAGACAACTAG
- a CDS encoding TrkH family potassium uptake protein produces MQFRSIIRIVGLLLALFSVSMLAPALVALIYRDGAGVPFVTTFFVLLFCGATCWFPNRRYKHELKARDGFLIVVLFWTVIGSAGALPFLIADNPNVSVTDAFFESFSALTTTGATVIVGLDDLPKAILFYRQFLQWFGGMGIIVLAVAILPVLGIGGMQLYRAEIPGPVKDSKMTPRIAETAKALWYIYLSLTIACAVAFWLAGMSFFDAISHSFSTIAIGGFSTHDASMGYFNSPAVNMITVVFLLISACNYSLHFAAFASGGVHPKYYWKDPEFRAFIFIQAVLFLVCFLLLLNHHSYDSYYDAFDQALFQTVSISTTAGFTTTGFSEWPLFLPVLLLFSSFIGGCAGSTGGGMKVIRILLLTLQGAREMKRLVHPRAVYTIKVGGSALPQRVVDAVWGFFSAYALVFVVCMLALIATGMDELSAFSAVAATLNNLGPGLGEVAMHFGDVNDKAKWVLIVSMLFGRLEIFTLLILLTPTFWRS; encoded by the coding sequence ATGCAATTTCGCTCAATTATTCGAATCGTCGGATTATTATTAGCACTTTTTAGTGTATCAATGCTCGCACCTGCGCTCGTCGCACTTATCTATAGAGATGGTGCGGGTGTACCATTTGTGACGACTTTTTTCGTTCTATTATTCTGTGGGGCAACTTGTTGGTTCCCCAACCGACGTTATAAACATGAGTTGAAAGCGCGAGATGGCTTTCTTATTGTGGTGTTGTTCTGGACGGTAATCGGCAGTGCGGGCGCATTGCCGTTTTTGATCGCCGATAACCCGAACGTTTCGGTAACCGATGCTTTCTTCGAATCGTTTTCTGCATTAACGACGACCGGTGCAACGGTAATTGTTGGCCTCGATGACCTACCTAAGGCAATTCTATTTTATCGCCAGTTTCTACAGTGGTTTGGTGGCATGGGTATCATCGTATTGGCGGTCGCCATCCTTCCCGTTCTCGGTATCGGTGGTATGCAGCTATATCGTGCTGAAATCCCAGGTCCAGTTAAAGACAGTAAGATGACTCCGCGTATTGCTGAAACGGCAAAAGCGCTTTGGTACATCTATTTGAGTCTAACTATTGCTTGTGCGGTAGCGTTTTGGCTTGCAGGTATGAGTTTCTTTGATGCAATCAGCCACAGTTTCTCTACTATTGCGATTGGTGGCTTCTCGACTCACGATGCGAGTATGGGCTATTTCAACAGTCCGGCGGTTAACATGATTACGGTCGTGTTCCTTCTTATATCTGCGTGTAACTATTCGCTTCACTTTGCTGCATTTGCTTCTGGGGGGGTCCATCCTAAATATTACTGGAAAGATCCTGAATTCCGCGCGTTTATCTTTATTCAGGCGGTCTTGTTCTTAGTTTGTTTTTTGTTACTGCTTAATCACCATTCTTATGACTCTTATTACGATGCCTTTGATCAAGCCTTGTTCCAAACGGTATCTATATCTACGACAGCAGGCTTCACCACTACTGGTTTCTCCGAGTGGCCATTGTTCTTGCCCGTTTTGCTTCTATTCTCTTCTTTTATAGGTGGATGTGCAGGCTCAACAGGCGGTGGTATGAAAGTCATTAGAATCTTATTACTTACTCTGCAAGGTGCTCGTGAAATGAAGCGTCTTGTGCACCCGCGAGCTGTCTATACCATCAAGGTCGGAGGTTCTGCGTTACCACAACGTGTCGTTGATGCGGTTTGGGGCTTCTTCTCTGCATACGCATTGGTTTTTGTGGTTTGTATGTTGGCTCTTATTGCTACAGGGATGGATGAGCTAAGCGCTTTCTCTGCTGTAGCGGCAACATTGAATAACCTTGGCCCAGGCTTAGGTGAAGTGGCAATGCACTTCGGCGATGTGAATGACAAGGCTAAATGGGTGTTGATCGTATCCATGCTGTTTGGCCGTTTAGAGATATTCACCTTATTAATTTTATTGACCCCTACGTTTTGGCGTAGCTAA
- the hemG gene encoding menaquinone-dependent protoporphyrinogen IX dehydrogenase gives MAKALFLYSSREGQTKKILNYIKEEMNEFECELQDLHTIDNVDFAQYDRVLIGASIRYGHLNKKLYQFIDANLAQLQSNKVAFFCVNLTARKEEQGKDTPEGSAYIKKFLLKSPWQPTLIGVFAGALYYPRYNWFDKTMIRFIMNMTGGETDTTKEVEYTNWEKVSLFSKKLQEM, from the coding sequence GTGGCAAAAGCTCTATTTTTGTATTCAAGCCGTGAAGGGCAGACCAAGAAAATATTGAACTATATAAAAGAAGAAATGAATGAATTCGAATGTGAGCTGCAAGATCTGCACACCATTGATAATGTCGACTTTGCTCAATACGACCGAGTTTTGATTGGTGCATCTATTCGCTATGGGCACCTCAATAAGAAGCTATATCAGTTTATTGATGCCAATCTTGCTCAGCTGCAATCAAACAAGGTTGCTTTCTTTTGCGTTAACTTAACAGCTCGTAAAGAAGAGCAAGGCAAAGATACTCCCGAAGGTAGCGCCTATATTAAGAAGTTTCTTCTTAAGTCCCCGTGGCAACCAACTTTGATCGGTGTGTTTGCGGGTGCCCTCTATTACCCTCGTTATAACTGGTTCGATAAAACCATGATTCGCTTCATTATGAATATGACAGGTGGAGAAACGGATACAACCAAAGAAGTCGAGTACACAAATTGGGAAAAAGTCTCTTTATTCTCTAAGAAACTGCAAGAGATGTAA
- the fadA gene encoding acetyl-CoA C-acyltransferase FadA → MNNVVVVDCLRTPMGRSKGGAFRHTRAEDLSAHLMKGILERNPEVNPVEIEDIYWGCVQQTLEQGFNVARNAALLAGLPIEIGAVTVNRLCGSSMQALHDATRSIMVGDAEICLIGGVEHMGHVPMNHGVDFHPGMSKHVAKAAGMMGLTAEMLGKMHGISREDQDAFAARSHARAQAATVEGRFKNEILPTEAHAADGSLFTLDYDEVIRPETTVEGLSQLRPVFDPANGTVTAGTSSALSDGASAMLIMSEEKANALGLKIRARVKSMAIAGCDPSIMGYGPVPATQKALKRAGLTIEDMGVIELNEAFAAQSLPCAKDLGLLDVVDEKVNLNGGAIALGHPLGCSGSRISTTLINLMEAQDVKYGLATMCIGLGQGIATVFERP, encoded by the coding sequence ATGAATAATGTAGTTGTTGTTGATTGCCTTCGCACCCCAATGGGACGTTCCAAAGGTGGAGCTTTCCGTCACACTCGTGCTGAAGATCTGTCGGCACATTTAATGAAAGGCATTTTAGAGCGTAACCCAGAAGTAAACCCTGTCGAAATTGAAGACATTTACTGGGGTTGTGTACAACAAACGCTAGAGCAAGGCTTCAATGTCGCACGTAACGCTGCTTTGCTTGCTGGTCTACCGATTGAGATTGGTGCGGTAACGGTCAACCGTTTATGTGGCTCATCTATGCAAGCTCTGCATGATGCAACCCGCTCTATCATGGTTGGTGATGCTGAAATCTGCCTGATAGGTGGTGTCGAACACATGGGTCATGTACCAATGAACCATGGTGTTGATTTTCACCCAGGCATGTCTAAACACGTAGCGAAAGCTGCCGGTATGATGGGCCTAACGGCTGAGATGCTAGGTAAAATGCACGGTATTAGCCGTGAAGACCAAGACGCATTCGCAGCACGCTCACATGCTCGAGCTCAAGCAGCTACGGTTGAAGGTCGTTTCAAGAACGAAATCCTACCAACAGAAGCTCACGCAGCAGACGGTTCATTGTTCACTCTGGATTACGATGAAGTCATTCGTCCAGAAACTACGGTTGAGGGCTTGTCTCAGCTTCGCCCAGTATTTGACCCAGCAAACGGTACGGTAACAGCAGGTACTTCATCAGCACTATCTGATGGTGCCTCTGCAATGCTTATCATGAGCGAAGAGAAAGCCAACGCACTTGGCCTTAAGATTCGCGCTCGCGTGAAGTCTATGGCTATCGCAGGTTGCGATCCTTCAATCATGGGTTACGGCCCAGTACCTGCTACGCAAAAAGCGCTGAAACGTGCAGGCCTAACCATTGAAGATATGGGTGTGATTGAGCTAAACGAAGCGTTTGCCGCTCAATCTCTACCTTGTGCGAAAGATCTAGGTCTATTGGATGTGGTTGATGAGAAAGTAAACCTTAACGGCGGTGCGATTGCTCTTGGTCACCCGCTAGGCTGTTCTGGTTCTCGTATCTCGACGACGCTAATCAACCTGATGGAAGCACAAGATGTGAAATACGGCTTAGCGACCATGTGTATTGGTTTAGGCCAAGGTATTGCAACGGTATTTGAACGTCCATAG